actaaccctctaatgagttgtttcgagtttggtgtggaggaagttttcaagggtcaagagaggaggatgatatactatgatcaagaagagtgaaagctctaagcttggggatgccccggtggttcacccctgcatatatcaagaagactcaagcgtctaagcttggggatgcccaaggcatccccttcttcatcgacaacattatcaggttcctcccctgaaactatatttttattccatcacatcttatgtgcttttcttggtgcgtcggtttgtttttgtttttgtttgtgtttgaataaattggattacatcatgcttgtgtgggagagagacacgctccgctggttcgtatgaacacatgtgttcttagcttttagtattcatggcgaagtaactgcttcgttaaattgttatatggttggaattggaaaatgatacatgtagtaattgctataaatgtcttgggtaatgtgatacttggcaattgttgtgctcatgtttaagctgttgcatcatatgctttgcacccattaatgaagaaatacatagagcatgctaaaatttggtttgcatatttggtttctctaaggtctagataatttctagtattgagtttgaacaacacggaagacggtgtagagtcttataatgtttacaatatgtcttttatgtgagttttgctgcaccggttcatccttgtgtttgtttcaaataaccttgctagcctaaaccttgtatcgagagggaatacttctcatgcatccaaaatacttgagccaaccactatgccatttgtgtccaccatacctacctatactacatggtattttccgccattccaaagtaaattgcttgagtgctacctttaaaattccatcattcacctatgcaatatatagctcatgggacaaatagcttaaaaactattgtggtattgaatatgtaattatgcactttatctcttattaagttgcttgttgtgcgataaccatgtttactggggacgccatcaacttttcattgttgaatttcatgtgagttgctatgcatgttcgtcttgtctgaagtaagagagatctaccaccatatggtcaagcatgcatatgttagagaagaacatcgggccgctaaccgaagccatgttccatggtggaagtttcagttttggacaacaatcctcaaatctcaaatgagaaaattattagttgttgttatatgcttatgcataaaagaggagtccattatctgttgtctatgttgtcccggtatggatgtctaagttgaagaataatcaatagcgagaaatccaatgcgagctttctccttagacctttgtacaggtgacatagaggtacccctttgtgacacttggtaaaaacaatgcactgtgatgatccggtagtccaagctaattaggacaaggtgcgggcactattagtacgctatgcatgaggcttgcaacttataagatataatttacatgatgcatatgctttattactaccgttgacaaaattgtttcatgttttcaaaatcaaagctctagcacaaatatagcaatcgatgcttttcctctatgaggaccattcttctacttttattgttgagtcagttcacctatttctctccacctcaaaaagcaaacacttgtgtgaactatgcattgattcctacatacttgcttattgcacttattatattactctatgttgacaatatccatgagatatacatgttacaagttgaaagcaaccgctgaaccttaatcttccattgtgttgcttcaatgcctttactttgaattattgctttatgagttaactcttatgcaagacttattgatgcttgtcttgaagtgctattcatgaaaagtctttgctttatgattcatttgtttactcatgtcattaccattgtcttggattgctgcattcactacatatgctttacaaatagtatgatcaagattatgatggcatgtcactccagaaattatctttgttatcgttttacctgctcgggacgagcagaactaagcttggggatgctgatacgtctccgacgtatcgataatttcttatgttccatgccacattattgatgttatctacatgttttatgcacactttatgtcatattcgtgcattttctggaactaacctattaacaagatgccgaagtgccagttcctgttttctgctgtttttggtttcagaaatcctagtaacgaaattttctcggaatcggacgaaatcaacgccaaagatcttagaatccccggaagcatccagaacacaccagagaggtcgagAGGGGGCCACAgcccaccaaactataggctggcgcggccgagggggccgcgccgcctatagtttggcccccctgtcagccctcctgcgccgcctcttcgcctatataaagcccctggatcagaaaccctgatacgttcgacgaaaaccacagaaaccttccagagccgccgccatcgcgaggccaagatctgggggacaggagtctctgttccggcacgctgccggaacggggaagtgcccccggaaggcttctccatcgtcaccgctgccatctccaccgccatcatcatcaccgctgctgctcccatgaggagggagtagttctccatcgaggctcggggctgtaccggtagctatgtggttcatctctctcccatgtacctcaatacaatgatctcatgagctgctttacatgattgagattcatatgagtttgtatcacaatttatctatgtgctactctagcaaagttattaaagtagttctattcctcctgcacgtgtgtaatggtgacagtgtgtgcaccgtgttagtacttggtttgtgctatgatcatgatctcttgtagattatggagttaactattgctatgataatattgatgtgatctattcctcctacatatgcatgaaggtgacagtgtgcatgctatgctagtacttggtttagtcctttgatctatcttacactataaggttacttaaacatgagcattattgtggagcttgttaactccggcattgagggttcgtgtaatcctacgcaatgtgttcatcatccaacaaaagtgtagagtatgcatttatctattctgttatgtgatcaatgttgagagtgtccactaatgaaagtgtaatccctaggccttgttcctaaatactgctgcgttactactgcttgtttattgtttcactgtgttactactgctgcaataccaccaccatcaactacacgcccgcaagctattttctggcaccgttgctactgctcatatatattcataccacctgtatttcactatctcttcgccgaactagtgcacctattaggtgtgttggggacacaagagacttcttgctttgtggttgcagggttgcatgagagggatatctttgacctcttcctccctgagttcgataaaccttgggtgatccacttaagggaaaacttgctgctgttctacaaacctctgctcttggaggcccaacactgtctacaggaaaggagggggaacgtagacatcatccaccttcaggttatcatccgaaccccttccagtattaagttgctaacaacagacaattgcattaagtatggtgcgtaatgtaactagtgactacatccttgaacatagcactaatgttttatccctagtggcaacagcacaacacaaccttagaactttctgtcactgtcccaggtgttaatgcaggcatgaacccactatcgagcataagtactccctcttggagttacaagcatctacttggccagagcatctactagtaacggagagcatgcaagatcataaacaacacatagatataactttgataatcaacataacaagtattctctattcatcggatcccaacaaacgcaacatatagaattacagatagatgatcttgatcatgttaggcagctcacaagatccgtcaatgatagcacaatggggagaagacaaccatctagctactgctatggacccatagtccaggggtagactactcacacatcacaccggaggcgaccatggcggcgtagagtcctccgggagatgattcccctctccggcagggtgccggaggcgatctcctggatcccccgagatgggatcggcggcggcggcgtctctggaaggttttccgtatcgtggttctcggtactggggttttcgtcacggagactttttataggcgaaagggcaggtcaagaggcggcacgggggccccacaccacagggccgcgcgggccgcgcggccctgtggtgtggcccctccgtggcccctcttcgtctctccttcggacttctggaagcttcgtgagaaaataggcccctgggctttgatttcgtccaattccgagaatatttccttactaggatttctgaaaccaaaaacagcagaaacaaagaatcggcacttcggcatcttgttaataggttagttccagaaaatgcacgaatatgacataaagtgtgcataaaacatgtagataacatcaataatgtggcatggatcataagaaattatcgatacgtcggagacgtatcagccgctacCGCCGTCGGGGTCGGCGGTGGCGGCCGCGTCCGGCTGCCAAAGGCAGGGCGGTGGTGGTGCGTCCATGGACTCCCCTTCGCGCGGAGGTAGGGTGTTCCAGGGGCGGCGACGGTGGACGGCGGGTCTGGTGGCGGCGGCCTTCGGCTACTTCACCTAGATCATTGTGGGAGACGCGGTGGTGTGGCGAAACTCGGCGGGGAAAGGGCGGCAGCTGGATCGCTGCTAACCTCCACCGGCCGGGTTGGAAGAGGAAGATGGATCGCGGATCCAGCCATGGTGGCGTGGGAGCCGGCCGTTCCGGCTTTcatggtggtggtcctagggttcttctttcGCAAAGATGCAGACGTTTCGGATGCCGATCTTTTTTCATCTAGGCGGAGTGATGAGTTCCGAAAGGCTCCGACAGCGAATGGAATAGTGCATCTTTTTCCTGGAGTTTataggatcgggtggtattcggtcgcgcgcacccatgcttttattctgaCCGTTTGATttcggagggagcggcgcgaagctctgttctgtgttgacatcaagagaattttggtccatggtgaagtcagaagcagAGAATTTCTTGAAGGCGAGATTGGGGGATTAGCTAAGAAAGGTTCAAGTTTCCGCGATGTTGAgaaacttgcttggtgttccgagaTTCGCAttagtggtatgaaagtgggtgcgacaacacatgtgaaattcatagtcctacctttcagggtgaaaacacaaggtctggccttaactggttttgtctggcaatgatcttgttggaggcattgttttaagagcggggactatcttagggtaaaaacctaagatctttgatcgaacgatgacggcgctggtgcattgttcccttcttgaaAGTGTCGTTTTTGaaaagtctgtatttcaggtgttgtctaggGATGGATGTATTGGCTAAATGTACTCCATCCGTCCCTTTTTAATTAACTTGGGGGAGGAAAACGGTTTCACAAATATCATTTTACAATCCAGTCCTGCATATTTCAAAACATAACAAAAAATACTCTCAGATCTGATCGGTCAGTCCCGTATCCATTCGCCGTCAGCTCCACCACGCGCCCGGAGCTGGAATCGATCGATCGTCAGCTCCACCACGCGCCCGGAGCTGGAATCGATCCAGACGGAATCGATCCAGACGGAAGCTCCACCAGGACAATCGATCCACGCCGCCGGAGCTGGAATCGATCCAGACGGAATCGATCCAGACGTCAGCTGCTGGAGCGGAAGCTCCACCAGGCACCTCCGCCTGGAATACGGATCTGGAATCGATCGATCGATCGTCAGCCTCCGGAGCAGCGCCATGCTCTCCACCCTGCTGGAGCGGCAGTTCCACCACGCGCCTGTGCCTGGTTCTCCTCGCCCAGCTCCTGCTCGATAGCTACTGGAGCGGCAGCTCCACCAGGCACCTCCGCCTGGTTCTCCTCGCCCACTTCCTGCTCGACAGCTGCTGGAGCGGCAGCTCCACCACGCGCCTCCGCCTAGTTCTCCTCGGCCACCTCCTGCTAGACAGctgctggagcggcagcaccgccACCCGCCTCCGCCTGCTTCTCCTCGGGCCCCTCCTGCTCGACAGCTGCCGAAGCGATAGCTCCGCCacccgcctccgcctcctccttgtCGACACCCTCCTGAAGAACCGCTTGCCTCAGATTggctccgccgcccgcctccccaTATTCAAGCTCGCCAGCCTCCAGTTCGCCACGCTGCTCGCCACGCTCCTTCATCCGGCAGCGGCAGCTCGTCTTCATCCGGCAGCGCCAGCTCTTCTTCATCAGGCAGTGGCAGCTCATCAAGGTTATATTCTGATCATTGCAAGTGCCACATGGTTACCAATTCAAATCTTGAGCAAACTCTGGCGCGCTCTTCTGGATCTTAAGAGCCACAAATTTCTGCAAAGATGAGAGCATAATCATGAGCATTGCATCGTATGCACAAGTGAGCAATAAAATGATCCCAGAACATGCCTGGAAGATATAGCTAACCAGAAAAATTATAGTGTGAATTAACTTGTAAACATATAAAGCTAGTATCGCACTTCATTGCTTGTATACAAAGAAGTGCTTGTATACAAAACGGAAACACGCCCATACAATGGTACAGAACCATTAGCTCCAGCCGCTAGTGTACATGGCGAGTTTCCTAACAAGTTTATGACAGTAACACATAGCAACACATACCCTTCACACCCACATGGTTTATGAACCAGTTTATGAACCAGGCAAACTGTTTTTTGGTTAAGAACTGGTTGCAGATAACACAAGAGATAGACTACAATATAACTTCACGTACTTTAACCGCAATCTTGGTTCATGAGATGACTTGTCAGCATTGCACAACCACTGAACACAGTTGACAAAGTGCAGTAGTGGAACAATTAgaaatgatgaaataaacaaggcAAGTTAGTTGCAGAAACAAAACAAGAACTTAAGATGAGTGTTTTCTTCAAGGAAATGGACAATTTTGTCCATATCGACGAAAAATGGTTTGACTTGACACAGAAAAACAATGTGTACTATCTAGTCCCTGGAGAGCCTACCCCATATCGGACAGTGCATAATAAGAACAGTATAGGGAAGGTTATGTTTTTAACTGCTGTCGCTAAGCCAAGGTTTGCCATTTTTGATGGAATAAAGGTTTGCACTTTTGATGGAAAAATAGGCACATGGCCATTTGTCACTGAAACTGCAGCTGTTAGAAGAAGCGAAAACAGGGAAAAGGGTACTCTTGAACTAAAATCAATGAAAGTTAACAGAGATGTAATGAGGGATTTCATGTGCAATAAAGTAATCCCTGCTATACTAGACAAGTGGCCAGATGAGGACGCAGGGAGAACTATCTATATACAACAAGACAATGCCACCCCACACATCAAGCCTAACGACCCTGTTTTCCTACAAGTTGTTGCACAAACTGACCTGAACATTGTGTTACTGCAACAACCACCTAATAGTCCTGATATGAACATTCTAGATCTATGCTTCTTTCGGTCTATTCAATCTCTCACCGACTGCAGAGCGCCGAAAAATATTAGAGAACTGATTGAAGCTGTGCAGGAAGAATTTGAGAACTATGAGGTGGATAAGCTAGCTAAAAGCTTTCTAACATTGCAAACATGCTTGAGAGAgactatgaagaagcaatgagggAATTGCTATGACATCCAACACATGGGTAAAGACAAAAGGATAAAGGAAGGAAGACTCCCTATTTTTCTTACTTGCAAGGCTGATCTAGTTGCAGAGACATTAAAAATTATAGAAGAAGCACAAGCTATTGAGAATAGCACAAGCAGCAAAAGTAGAGCAGCTTAAGCAGTTGATAGAAGAGGCAGAAGCAAGAGCAAAAGAAAAagcagaagcagaagcagcaCAAGAAGCATCTTGAGTAGTTTTAAATTATGCAATACTCCGTAGTTTTAAGTTATGTGGAACCTATTGTATATATGCAACATTTCAAATACATCATGCAGTAACTATACATATATAAAGCGAGCATATCTGATCAAGAGTTCCACATTCTCATCATAGCAATGGTCTACAAATCTCAACGATTTCTTTCAAGTGAGGCATAAATGCTAAGCAAACAGAGGATCTATAAGATTTTCACAAGAACAGGAGCGGTGATTGTTGTTGTAAGAACTCGCTCTAACTATATAAACCTGCATCATGAGATAAATGGATTTTACCCATTACTAGGCCTTACAAGAATCCCTAATTTTCATGTACAACTAAAGCCAGGCTATGGAAAGTTAATATCTGAACTCTTTCATGTACTTCATGTCAGATTCTGCAAGTCCAAACAGGCACAATTTCTCACTCCTTCAATAATTAGAAACAGTTCCTAGTTACAATTGTAGATACGCATGTGGCACTGCACAGTAATGTAAGGCTACAACATGCAGAAAAATAGGTGTTGTATGCAATTAACTCTAGTTATTATATGGCCAGAAGTCAGAATCAAGTAACTTTTCCATATTGTCAATCAACTTCAAATCACTGCAGCATGGATGAACAAAAACTATGGACTTATACATTAATGAGGATGACTCCAGTAACCCACACAGCAAGGAATTTGCAGAATCATTAGGCAACATTTAGAGTCGAAAAGGTACCAAAGAAATTCGATACAATATGATGCAGGGTCTCTTAAAAAATCACGTGTTCCAGTCATGCTATCGAGAGCAACTTTCTTTTCTCAAAGCACCCATCTAAACTCACGCGTGGAGAACAGGTTGAACCTTACCTTGAATTTTCTCCTCTCTATCAGCTGGAACACCAAGCAGTCACCATCAGCCAGCTCTTGGTGAGCAGAAAACGCTCTCCACCCGTTAAGACAACCCCAGTACTTATGATGTCTGTACGTGACATGGTAGAGCATGTCAAACTCCTTATTCACCTCATCCACCAGAGCCATCACCTCATCATGCACGGGGAGATACTGATTGAAGTGCACTGGGATAGCCTGCCAGATAGCCCAACAAATTACTCCAAGAACCATCCAAGAACAAATTGCATTGCAACAGACCAACAACGAATGTTGCCATACCAGCGCTGCCGATTTGGTGGCGGAACTGTGGGACATATGCTTGATGAAGGCTGGGTGGTCCGAGCCCAGCTGGGCCTTGAGCTGTTCGGCCTTGGcaacagcataggctctctctctTCGTTGGTCGCGTACACTGGAACTGGATCAGGTGATTCGGTCTTTACATCGCCATTCGCCTTCCTAATGCGGTAGTCGGGCTGCTCTGGGAGGCTGGCGATGCGGCCAGACCGCCGGGATTCCAAGGCATCAGCAGCTTGGCCTGTGGCAGCAAGCGGAAGGGAGTACCTGACCCCTGCGTCCCCGACGATCCCGATGGccatgccggcggcggcggccatggcggacgGGCTGGACCGGTGGCGCGACTTCTTCCGGGGCGCGGGCGCCGGCATCTGCGAGGTGCTCGAGAAGGCCatcctcgtcgccgccgccgacgagCCGCACGAGTTCCTGCGCCGCCGCGACCGCATCGCCGAGCGCCTCTTCAACGCGCTCCACGCCCCGCACCCGCCCGCCGCCTCATGCCACGGCAGCACCACCGTCTCGCAGCCGCCCGCCACGCCCGCAGCCGTCGCCGAGGACAAGGGCAGCGTGCGGCGCGTGCTCGAGACGCTCGACAGCAAGGTCCACAGCAGCAAGGTCGAAAAAATTGAATCTTTCTCACGGATCCAGATTTGGTGTGGAGTTGGAGATGTTCTGGTTATGGCGGAGAGGAGGAGAAGGGGACGGGGATGGCGAGCGGAGGCGCGtcagagaggaggaggaggaggagaaggggacGGGTAGGGGAGTGGCGGCGACGGGACGCCGGCGACGGGGAAGGAGAGGATGGGGACTGCGGACGCGAGGATGCGGAGACGTGGTTGTTGACTCGGGTCAGCGGCGGGGACGGGCGGGTTGATAGTAGAAAGAGATAGGGGGTTTTGCGCAAAATTACTGGTGAGTTAATTAAaaagggacggagggagtaattgatatcttttgatattaatatataatATATTTCTTTTATAAAAAAATGTCTCAGAGCTTGGCCAACGCCATGACGACCACAGCGCCTGTGCGGCGCCCGCCTTTGGTTCCTGGCCAGGGCCCGCACCCGGTAGTAAGGCCGATGGCTCGTCGATGGTGATGGCCGGACTGCTCCATCAGACCCACGACGCTACGATCGCCGGCCACGACACGATCGCACCGCAGCCGGCAGGCACACCACCTATGGCGCGCATGGGCGCCGCGTCTTCCTATCTAAGCAAGGTGGTCTGGGCAAGGATCGTGACCTCTGGACAGCTGTCACCCTAATTTGCTGGTGCCTTTGACGTCACCGGAACGACATCGTTTTTGAAGGCGCCACCCCATCATTGAGCACGGTCATCTCTCGGATCTCAGAAGAAGCGGAGTTGTGGCGTATGGCTGGCCTGTTTAGGGGTAGTCCTGTAGACGTGGGAAAGTGGAGATGTCGCGAGTAGTTGCGTAGTGGGTGTGTGCTGCCTACCCGAGGGCAGTGTGGTGTTGCACTCTCTGGCGGCTGTGCCAGAAGTGTGTTGTACATTGGCCTTCCGGCCCTTCTTCTATGAAACAGATACGTCTCCCAGGACGTATCCTTGAAAAAAAAAAAGCTCTTCAGAGCTGATTGTCTCGCCGGCCTACGAGCACATCTGCCACGAAGTAGGGATGTTCGGCCTGAGCAGTTGTGTAGTCGTCGTGATCAAGGAGCACCTGTTCATGGCGACACTGGGCATGATCTCGCGTTGGTTAAAAAAGTGCTCGTCGTTGTCCCTATCAAAGTGCTGGAAGATCATGCATCGGACCTTCTGCCGCTGCTGCCGGTGCCAGACGACCTCATGCTCAACGCCGACAACCAGGCAGCAGGACTCGCCGCGTCGGACTGGCCGCAGAGCAGGGGCAGGCCGAGCCTGAAGCTCTGCTGGCGCGTCAATCCTCCGGCACATACTCGGGCGTCAAGAATCAAGATACGATTTTTGCGCGGCAACGAAAGTATAACTATCTAGATCTCTCTATCCAAACAAGGTACTGGAGAAACCCAGTTTTACCTTTTCTAACCCAAACGTAGTTTTCCTTCGACTAATAATTAGTAACAGAAAAGTTATCAAAACAGGTTCTGCTAAAATCTGCCTAAAACTCGTTTGCTATAAACTCACCCCTAATATTTGTTATCCAAACAACCACTAAACTCACGAGCCAAGGTCCGAAAAATATTCATGATTTTTTATGTCAAGAAATTCATGAAATTTCATTACACTAATATTTATATGCAAAGTCACATTCAAAATAATCACCCAAAATCTTCAAAGCTCAGCTGCGGAGGAAGTACGTCCCCAACGTACGCTGCTTCTTCTCGACCTGGTCACCGATTCTGTCGTGGTTGCTTACTTGCTTGCCGGATGCCAGTGATCCATCTCCACACGCACGTGCTGTCGAAAACTTCCGCAACAGAACTGGT
This Lolium perenne isolate Kyuss_39 chromosome 1, Kyuss_2.0, whole genome shotgun sequence DNA region includes the following protein-coding sequences:
- the LOC127292919 gene encoding uncharacterized protein — translated: MRSRRRRNSCGSSAAATRMAFSSTSQMPAPAPRKKSRHRSSPSAMAAAAGMAIGIVGDAGVRYSLPLAATGQAADALESRRSGRIASLPEQPDYRIRKANGDVKTESPDPVPVYATNEEREPMLLPRPNSSRPSWARTTQPSSSICPTVPPPNRQRWLSQCTSISISPCMMR